The following nucleotide sequence is from Halorussus caseinilyticus.
TCGCTGGCCGGAGACACCGGCCGCTGGCCGCGCGGGTCCTCGGCACGTATCAGGGACACGTCGGCGAACCCCGCGAGAGACTCGACGCCGCGCTCTCGGACCTCGAAGGCGAGGCCGACCACTTCAAACTCGTCCGCGGGTTCGCCAAACTCCTCGAACGCGAGGCCCTCTTCGAGACCCGCGCCGAGGTCCCGCCCGAGCGCGCACGCCGAGCCGCGTTCGAGACCGCCGAGGAAGTCGGCGTCGTCTCCGAGTCCGAACGCGCCGAGGCCCTCACGACCGCAAGCCAGCGACTCGCGGCGAACGCCGACCCCGAGTCCGTCGCCGACTCGCTCTACGCCGACTTGGACGAGCGACAGGTCCTCACCGAGTTCGACGCTCGGTGGAGTCCCGACGAACTGCTCGCCCAGTACAACCTCTCGCTGGCCCAAACCGCGCTCTTCGACGCCACCGAGGTCCGGGTCCGCACCTCCGACCCGAAGGCGCTCGTCTCGGCGGTCAAGCGCCTGCGCCTGCTGTACGAGATTCGTAAGACTGGCGCGGGCAGGGAAGTCGTCGTCACCGGTCCGGACGCCCTCTTTCGCTCGACCCGGCGCTACGGCACCCGGTTCGCGCGCCTGCTCCGAACCGTCGCCAAGGCCGACGAGTGGACCCTCTCGGCGACCGTGGACGACTACGGCACCGAGCGCACCCTTTCTCTGTCCGACGACGACCCCGTGGCGGTTCCCGGTACCGAACCGGTCGCGGACGTGAGCTTCGACAGCGGCGTCGAGGCCGACTTCGCCGCCCGGTTCGAGTCGCTGGATTTAGACTGGGACCTCACCCGCGAACCCGAACCCCTCGAAACCGGCGCTCGGGTCATGATTCCGGACTTCGCGTTCGACTACGAACACGCCGACTTCCGGGTCTTCTTCGAGATAATGGGCTTCTGGACGCCCGAGTACGTCGAGAAGAAACTCGGCCAGTTGGAGACCGTGGAAGATGTCGAGATGCTGGTCGCGGTGGACGAGAGTCTCGGCGTCGGCGAAGACATCGAGGCCCGCGACCACCGAGCGATTTCCTACTCGGGGACGATTCGGCTCAAGGAGGTTCGGGACGCCCTCCGGCGCTACGAGGAGGAGTTAGTCGCCGAGAGCGCCGCGGACCTCCCCGACGAACTCGTCCCCGAGGCCGACGTGACTACGCTAGCGTCTCTCGCCCGCGCGCGAGGCGTCAGCGAAGACGCCATCGAGGGTCAGTCGTTCCCCGACCACGAGCGCGTGGGTCGGACGCTCGTCCGGCCCGCCGTCCTCGCGGCCCTCGCCGACGAAATCGAGACCGGGATGACGTTCGCGGACGCCGAAGACGCCCTCGCGGACCGCGGCGTCGAGGACGCCAGCGCGGTCCTCTCGGAACTCGGCTACGCCGTCGAGTGGGAGGGGTTGAGCGGCGGCACCGTGGTCGAGAAGTCCTGACCCGTCTCAGCAGTAGCATTGGGCCGCGTAGACCAGCGTCCGACCCCCGGCGTCCGTGCCGACGGCCGCGCCGGTCCCCTGCGCGTCCCACACGTCCCAGAACGCGAGTTCCTTCTTCTCGGGACTGGCCAGCAGGCGGTCGAACAGTCTCCGGGCCACTTCCGCTTCGGTGTACGACCCCGAGTCGAACCCGATTTTGAACAGGACGGCGTTGCCGACCCGCGGCCCGTCTGAGTCCGCCGGGACGCCGCCACACGAGTAGTCGAACTTCCGGTAGCGGTCGGCCAGCGTCTCGCCGTCGGGCGAGGTCATCCGGAGGTACGAGTCGTCCAGCATGTCCTCGGCGTGGTAGCGCGCGACTTTCACCAGTTTCTCGTCGGTGGCGAAGTAGCCCACGCCGCGGTCGGTCCGGGCCTCGTTCACGTAGTCGCGCAGGTGGTCGGCTATCGCCGTCCGGTCCAGTTTCGGCCCGAGCAGGCGTCCGCTACACCCCGCGACCGCACCGGAGCAGGCGGTCGCCAAGAACGCGCGGCGGTTCATACCGGCCCTTCGAAGGAGGGGTACAAAATATCGGGGATTCGGTAGTTCAGAGGTCGCGCTGGCGACCCTTCGGCACCGGACTCCGGAGTTCGTCGTGGACGTAGAGACCGACGCCGAGGGGTTCGCGGCCGCCCGCGAGTTCGTGGACCGCGACGAGATACCCCCAGTCGCCGTCCCAGTCGATTTCTTGGTCCTCGCCCCGGACGAACCGACGGGCCTGTTCGCGGGTGAGTTCGATGACGTTCGTACTCGCCTCGCGGCCGAACCGCTGGACCGCGTTGGTCGTCGGTTTCCAGTGTTCTTGGCGAGTCCGGAGGAACTTCATCCCGAGGGCTTCGATGCGGAGCGGCGACGACACGTCGCCGCGGAGAATCCAGATTTTGCCCTTGCCCTTTTCCCAGAAGGTGTACCCCTCGAAGGTCTCGGGCGGAATTGCGAACCGCTGGTCCCACCACTCGACGACCTCCTCGCGGGTCGCCCGGCCTTCGACCTCCCGGTCGTCGGCGGTGGCGGGCAGGCGGTCGAACTGCTGGCCGTCGTTCGTGGGAGCGTCTTCGGTCATCCCTCCACCTCCAGTTTCGCGCAGAAGAACCCGCCGGTGTCGTTGTGGTGGGGGTAGAAGCGTCTGGCCTTCCGGACGCTTTCGTGGTAGGACTCGCCGTCGAACTCGGTGACGCCGGGCCGGGAGTCCAGCGGGATGTCGAACTCCACGAGTCGGCAGTCCTCGGTTTCGAGGGCGTAGTCGAGGACGGCCTCGTTCTCCTCGGGCGCGAAGGTGCAGGTCGAGTAGACCACGGTGCCGCCCTCGCGGGTGGCTTGGACCGCGCGCCGGAGGATGCCCTTCTGGACCCCGGCGATGCTCCGAACGTGGTCTATCGACCACTCGTCCAGCGTGGTCGGGTTCTTCCGGATGGTCCCCTCGCACGAGCAGGGCACGTCCACGAGGGCCTTGTCGAAGGCGTCGAAGTCGAAGGGCTTGAGCGAGAAGTTCCGCGAGTCGCTGTTCGTGACCGCGGTGTTCGTCACGCCGAGTCGCTCGGTGTTGAACCGCAGGGCCGAGAGGCGACCGAGGTTGTTGTCGTTGGCGACGACGAGTCCCGCGTCGTCCATCAGCGCGGCGAGTTGGGTCGTCTTGCTCCCCGGCGCGGCGCAGGCGTCCCAGACGCGCTCGCCGGACTCGGGCGCGAGGACTTCGGCCGGAATCGCCGAGACTTCCTCTTGGCCGTGAATCCACCCGTGGTACGACGCCCACGTGCTACCGGGGTTGTCGGTGTCCAACTCCAGCACGGTGTCGGACCACTCGCGGCCGGTCCAGTCGATTCCGTCCTCGTCCAGCGCCGCCTTCGCTCGCTCCGGGGTCGCCTTGATGGTGTTGACCCGAACGACCGAGGGGAGCGGGCGCTGGCACGCGTCGAGGAAGGCGTCGAAGTCCTCGACCAGCGGTTCGTAGCGCTCCAGTTTCTCCATTGGCGGGGAGTTGGCGCGAGCGGCGTTTGTGGGTTTCGGAAGGCCGACGATAGGGCGTACTGGCGAGCAGAAAAATAATATGGTCGAGGAGAATCAGCAATCGTACAAATGGATGAACCAAATTGGGCAAAAGTAATCGAATACCTGTATCAAGACCCGGAAACGGTCAAACATCGAATGGCAGAAATTGAGGGACACGGACTCGTAGAAGAGACGGAACTCTCTGAGGACGAAGTGGAAAAATCACTACAGTTTTTAGAGCGTCAGGAGCTGGTTTCGAGGAAGCCAACGAACAAGACGGTCCCTGACGAGGCAGAATCTGTCGAAGAAGTAGCGGAAAGCATGGGGTGGGAAATAAAACTAACAGAAGAAGGTTTTCAGGTAGCACACGAGAGAGAAATAGCCAAGAGAGAAGATGATAGAAACGTTGCTATCGTGCTACTAACCTTTCTTTTAGCTGGAACGTCTGCGGTTCGTACAATGGAGCCAATTATCGGTGAAGATTCTCTCACGTTGTTTGCGATATTGGTCTTTTCTGTATTTCTCGGAGTTATTTGGAAGACAGACTTTACATGGTAAGCCAAACTGAACGTTGGCCCCAGAGATTACCCGTGCATCTCTCGTCGTCTCTCTCATGGCAAACGCGAACGCACCCGACGACGTGGACTGGGACGACGCGGCGCGCATGGAACTCGAACCCGACGCCATCCACGAGAACGACGACGGCTACTACTTCGACTGCCCCGAATGCGGGTCCCCGGCGACCATCGAGAACATCATCGAGAAGGGCCGGTGCAACGGCTACCTGAACGAACAGGTCGAGGGCATCGACTTCGACGTGAAGAACATCTCGTGTTCGGCCCGCCTCCAACTCGAACTGGCGTACACCGCCGACCCCGAATCCGAGACGTAGCGCGCGACGGGCGACCGAACCACCGGCCGTGCTCGGCCGACCAACCGACAGGGGTGGATGAAAGGGGCCGCCCGCTCGCGGGCCGATAGGCCCGTGGTCGTCTCAGCGACCCCTATCCGAGCGAACGAAGTGAGCCGAAGATATGTCGGTGAGCGACCGCGAGCGGGCGGGGGCTTTCTGGGCCTTCGTCGCAGATTTTGCGGTTACGGTGGCAGGACGTAGCGAGCGGGCGCGGGGATTTCTGAGCCTTCGTCGCAGATTTTGCGGTTACGGTGGCAGTGCGTAGCGACCGGCGGGGGCTTGCGAGGTGTTCCTCGTCGGTTCGGAACGAACCGACTCCGTTCGAGACCCCTAGCGCCCCCGACCTTTAAGCAATCACTGCCCCATCTTCCGGCATGGCAAGCGTCACGATACACGACGAGGACGTAGCGCTGACCGAACCGACGCTGGTCGAGGGACTGCCCGGCGTCGGACTGGTCGGCAAAATCGCGGCCGACCACATCGTCGGGACGCTGGACATGACCTACTACGCCAGCATCGACTGCGAGGGCCTGCCCCGAATTTCGGTCTACGAGGAGGGGAGTCGGGACCTCCGACCGCCGGTCCGCCTCTACGCCGACGAGAGTCGGGACCTCGTGGCGCTCCAGAGCGACGTGCCGGTGTCGGCGTCGGCGGCGTCGGAGTTCGCCTCCTGCGTCACGGAGTGGGTCGCCGACCACGACGGCACGCCAATCTACATGAGCGGCCTGCCAAAGCAGAAGGAGGCCGACCAAATCCCGTCGCTCTACGGCGTGGCGACCGGCGCGGCGGGGGACCGACTCGACGACGAGGACATCGACGCGCCGACCGAACGCGGCGCGGTCAGCGGTCCCACGGGCGCGCTCCTGCACGAGGCGGGCGCGCGGGGTCTCGACGCGTTCGGTCTCGTCGTGGAGAGCGACCCGAAGTTCCCCGACCCGGAGGCCGCCCGCATCCTCATCGACCACGGCATCGCGCCGCTGGCGGGCGTCGAAGTCGGGACCGACGACCTCGTGGACCGCGCCGAGGAAATCAGCGAGCAGAAAGAGCAACTGGCCCAGCGCATGCAGGAGGCCGAGACCGACGAGAGTTCGCAGGCCCAACCGTTGCGGATGTTCCAATAGTACCTTTTTACGTCGTCGGGTGGCCGCAGGCCGTTCGGCCTGCGGCCACCGCTCCTCGCAAAAAGCTACGCTAAAAACGTCCGCTCGCTTCGCTCGCGGCGAAACGGCGCTTCGCGCCGTACGCTGGTGGGTGGTGTGGAACGGTCGGCCGCTCGGAGTGTTGGATGGGTGCGCGGCAGGCGACGGTGGACCGCCGCGGTTCCGCCGACGGCGGGACCGCGGAAACGTAGCTCATCCTTTCACAAACAAAATCCTTTCCTTTAGAAATCTATATAGTTCTCTAATCAACTAAATCCTGTCCGGCCTGCAAGCCCGTCGCGGCGCGTCGGTCGCCGACGCGCCGCGACTTCATTAGACCTAACTCGGCCGGGCGCGTTTTTGCGGGTATGACCGACCTCGAAGACGCGGTTTCGGAGTTCCTGAGCGAAGCGGACACGGTGTACAGCGAGTACGACAAGGGGTACATGAACGCCGACGTTGCGCTGGACCGCTTGGAGAGCCACGTCGAAGACCTGCGAGAGCAAGCGGAGTCGGAGTAGCCCCAACCGGGCGCTGAACGCCGACGCCAACGATTTCTGCGGTTCGCACCGGCAACTACTGCGGTTCGCACCAGCAACCTCCGCGGTTCGCACCAGCAGTTCTACCGCGAGCGAACGAACGTGAGCGAGCGGACCAAGGAGGACCAGAACGAACGAAGTGAGTGGCGGGACGACCGCCGTGTTTTTGGTCGAGCTTTTACCAGCGACGGAATCCGCCGCAGGCGGATTCCGGAGCGCAGTAAAAGGTCGTTTCAGTACTTCGGGTCCGCGCCGGTCGTCGCGTAGATGTCGTCCATGATGGAGTCGCGCTCGCGTTGCCACGCCTCCAGACCCTGCGGGCGACTCGGATACTTCCCGTAGTGGTCGATGAGGTCGTCTGCGAGGTTCTTCGTCTCGTAGAGGTCGTAGATGAGGTCCCAGTGGCCGAACGACTTGATTGCGGTCTGAATCTTGAGCCACCACCCGACGTTCGCACTGCCCGAGTAGAGCGCCTCGGCGAGTTTGCTCGCCGGGAGCGCACCCAGTAGACCCATCAGGTCGTCCACGTCCACCGCGGTCGAGAAGATGTTGTACACGTCGAGACCCGCGTAGCGCGCGCCGAAGTGGTCCATCACGCGCCGGTTGTACTCCCAGAGGTTGGCCTCGCCCACGTCGCCGTCCTCGATGGCGTCGATGGCGGCCTCGGCCGCGTACTTGCCCGCGTAGGCCGCGCCAGCGATGCCTCCTCCCGTCGTCGGGTTGACGTGGCCCGCGGCGTCGCCGACCGCCATGAATCCCGGCGCAGTCGCCGAGTCGTAGGGCCGTCGCGTGGGCAGGGCCGCGCCGAGTTTGTCCTCGACCGTCGCGTTCTCGAACTCCGGCCGACGCCGGAGGTCCCGCTTGAGGTCTTCGACCAGTTTCATCGGTTCCTCGTTCATCTGGAAGCCGAGTCCGGCGTTGATTTCGGTGTCCGTGCGCGGGAAGTACCAGAGGTAGCCCGCGGCCCGCTTGGTGGGTTTGAACACCAGAGCGTCGTCCCACGGCACCGGCTCTTCGACCTCCACGATTTCGCGGTAGGCCGAGCAGAACTGGGAGTAGGTGACGTTGGTGTCGAAGGTGGGGTCTTCGAGGTCGGCCTTGTCCTGTAGAATCGACAGCGACCCCGCGGCGTCCACCACCACGTCGGCGCTGTACCGGTGGATGTTGCCCTTGCGCTTGCCCCGAACG
It contains:
- a CDS encoding DUF790 family protein gives rise to the protein MLTKDLLRVSRAGGGYHPQFAGRRHRPLAARVLGTYQGHVGEPRERLDAALSDLEGEADHFKLVRGFAKLLEREALFETRAEVPPERARRAAFETAEEVGVVSESERAEALTTASQRLAANADPESVADSLYADLDERQVLTEFDARWSPDELLAQYNLSLAQTALFDATEVRVRTSDPKALVSAVKRLRLLYEIRKTGAGREVVVTGPDALFRSTRRYGTRFARLLRTVAKADEWTLSATVDDYGTERTLSLSDDDPVAVPGTEPVADVSFDSGVEADFAARFESLDLDWDLTREPEPLETGARVMIPDFAFDYEHADFRVFFEIMGFWTPEYVEKKLGQLETVEDVEMLVAVDESLGVGEDIEARDHRAISYSGTIRLKEVRDALRRYEEELVAESAADLPDELVPEADVTTLASLARARGVSEDAIEGQSFPDHERVGRTLVRPAVLAALADEIETGMTFADAEDALADRGVEDASAVLSELGYAVEWEGLSGGTVVEKS
- a CDS encoding CAP domain-containing protein, with amino-acid sequence MNRRAFLATACSGAVAGCSGRLLGPKLDRTAIADHLRDYVNEARTDRGVGYFATDEKLVKVARYHAEDMLDDSYLRMTSPDGETLADRYRKFDYSCGGVPADSDGPRVGNAVLFKIGFDSGSYTEAEVARRLFDRLLASPEKKELAFWDVWDAQGTGAAVGTDAGGRTLVYAAQCYC
- a CDS encoding DUF7122 family protein, whose amino-acid sequence is MTEDAPTNDGQQFDRLPATADDREVEGRATREEVVEWWDQRFAIPPETFEGYTFWEKGKGKIWILRGDVSSPLRIEALGMKFLRTRQEHWKPTTNAVQRFGREASTNVIELTREQARRFVRGEDQEIDWDGDWGYLVAVHELAGGREPLGVGLYVHDELRSPVPKGRQRDL
- a CDS encoding RsmB/NOP family class I SAM-dependent RNA methyltransferase, whose amino-acid sequence is MEKLERYEPLVEDFDAFLDACQRPLPSVVRVNTIKATPERAKAALDEDGIDWTGREWSDTVLELDTDNPGSTWASYHGWIHGQEEVSAIPAEVLAPESGERVWDACAAPGSKTTQLAALMDDAGLVVANDNNLGRLSALRFNTERLGVTNTAVTNSDSRNFSLKPFDFDAFDKALVDVPCSCEGTIRKNPTTLDEWSIDHVRSIAGVQKGILRRAVQATREGGTVVYSTCTFAPEENEAVLDYALETEDCRLVEFDIPLDSRPGVTEFDGESYHESVRKARRFYPHHNDTGGFFCAKLEVEG
- a CDS encoding proteasome assembly chaperone family protein translates to MASVTIHDEDVALTEPTLVEGLPGVGLVGKIAADHIVGTLDMTYYASIDCEGLPRISVYEEGSRDLRPPVRLYADESRDLVALQSDVPVSASAASEFASCVTEWVADHDGTPIYMSGLPKQKEADQIPSLYGVATGAAGDRLDDEDIDAPTERGAVSGPTGALLHEAGARGLDAFGLVVESDPKFPDPEAARILIDHGIAPLAGVEVGTDDLVDRAEEISEQKEQLAQRMQEAETDESSQAQPLRMFQ
- a CDS encoding geranylgeranyl reductase family protein, whose translation is MATHECDIVVVGAGTAGCYAAATAAREGYDVVVVERKTEEEAGHIACGDALKGADAFPEAIPKSQLEPSFTNTGVDHGRFEIPQENTVLEIPVPGELAVIDRWEYGRRIIEGAERAGVEFHYDTVVKDVTQREDGRVTGVRGKRKGNIHRYSADVVVDAAGSLSILQDKADLEDPTFDTNVTYSQFCSAYREIVEVEEPVPWDDALVFKPTKRAAGYLWYFPRTDTEINAGLGFQMNEEPMKLVEDLKRDLRRRPEFENATVEDKLGAALPTRRPYDSATAPGFMAVGDAAGHVNPTTGGGIAGAAYAGKYAAEAAIDAIEDGDVGEANLWEYNRRVMDHFGARYAGLDVYNIFSTAVDVDDLMGLLGALPASKLAEALYSGSANVGWWLKIQTAIKSFGHWDLIYDLYETKNLADDLIDHYGKYPSRPQGLEAWQRERDSIMDDIYATTGADPKY